One Acidobacteriaceae bacterium genomic region harbors:
- the ftsZ gene encoding cell division protein FtsZ has protein sequence MSNQPEDAIRIHYHDEAQRNARIKVIGVGGGGGNAVNRMIAANVEGVEFIAANTDVQALESSQAPVKLQLGVKLTSGLGAGANPDIGRRAALEDSDKIIEALEGADMVFVTAGLGGGTGTGAAPVIASLASEMGALTVAVVTQPFSFEGKRRMKQAERGMQELLESVDTLIVIPNEKLLAVARDAGFFESFRIADDVLRQGVQGISDIITIPGVINRDFADVRTTMAGMGYSVMGTAVRSGPERAKEAAAAAMASPLLESGAIDGAKGILINITGSSNLKLNEVFEASTIIQNAAHEDANIIFGAVQDESMGDEVKITVIATGFKEDMPQRRERMLQGAALPASRVEPMAPPAPPRIAQRPQVTPAPFASEIYASAAEQERPVEVQEKAARKKGREEKRESVMSVVPPPEPVAVQPPPPPPPTPAPAARAEERPRTTSRAEEPLRITPHDDEPLRITPRSEEPLRITPPVEPLPEPARLKSREPLRITPPREPEPERVHGAYVPTASAEPKPELVPVPASVFDDDFFRKSNDELRPSPEPRSWETPRETPRDTRESFESREADNSQAMETVAAQQKTETHWPEARIPSFAGYAGGSSSSSDEDELDIPAFLRRSR, from the coding sequence ATGTCCAATCAGCCTGAGGATGCAATTCGCATCCACTACCACGATGAAGCGCAGCGCAACGCGCGCATCAAGGTGATCGGCGTGGGCGGCGGCGGCGGCAACGCCGTAAACCGAATGATTGCAGCAAACGTGGAGGGCGTGGAGTTTATCGCGGCCAACACGGACGTGCAGGCCCTGGAGAGTTCACAGGCTCCCGTGAAGCTGCAGCTCGGCGTGAAGCTGACGAGCGGCCTGGGAGCGGGCGCGAATCCGGACATCGGCCGACGGGCGGCGCTCGAGGATTCGGACAAGATTATTGAGGCGCTCGAAGGCGCGGACATGGTGTTTGTGACCGCGGGCCTGGGCGGCGGAACAGGGACGGGCGCGGCGCCGGTGATTGCCTCGCTGGCGAGCGAGATGGGCGCGCTGACCGTGGCGGTCGTGACGCAGCCGTTCAGCTTCGAGGGCAAGCGGCGCATGAAGCAGGCCGAGCGCGGCATGCAGGAGCTGCTGGAATCCGTCGACACGCTGATCGTGATCCCGAATGAGAAGCTGTTGGCCGTGGCGCGTGACGCAGGCTTTTTCGAGAGCTTCCGCATTGCCGACGATGTGCTGCGGCAGGGAGTTCAGGGGATCTCGGACATCATCACCATCCCCGGCGTCATCAACCGCGACTTCGCGGATGTTCGCACCACGATGGCCGGAATGGGCTACTCGGTGATGGGGACCGCAGTGCGGAGCGGGCCGGAGCGCGCGAAGGAAGCGGCTGCGGCTGCGATGGCGAGCCCGCTGCTGGAGTCCGGCGCGATCGATGGAGCCAAGGGCATTCTGATCAACATTACGGGCTCGAGCAACCTGAAGCTGAATGAGGTGTTTGAAGCATCGACGATCATCCAGAACGCCGCGCACGAGGACGCAAACATCATCTTCGGCGCCGTGCAGGATGAGTCGATGGGCGACGAAGTGAAGATTACGGTCATTGCGACGGGGTTCAAGGAGGACATGCCGCAGCGGCGCGAGCGCATGCTGCAGGGCGCTGCCTTGCCGGCATCGCGTGTCGAGCCAATGGCCCCCCCGGCGCCGCCGCGCATTGCTCAACGCCCCCAAGTTACGCCGGCCCCGTTTGCGAGCGAGATTTATGCGTCGGCCGCGGAGCAGGAGCGCCCGGTCGAAGTGCAGGAAAAGGCTGCGCGGAAGAAGGGTCGTGAAGAGAAGCGCGAGTCTGTGATGTCAGTGGTGCCGCCGCCCGAGCCGGTTGCGGTTCAGCCGCCACCACCACCTCCTCCAACGCCAGCGCCGGCTGCGCGCGCCGAGGAGCGACCGCGTACGACTTCGCGTGCGGAAGAGCCACTGCGGATAACGCCGCACGATGACGAGCCCTTGCGCATTACGCCACGCTCGGAAGAGCCGTTGCGGATCACTCCGCCGGTTGAGCCGCTGCCGGAGCCGGCCCGGTTGAAATCCAGAGAGCCGCTGCGCATTACGCCGCCGCGCGAGCCGGAGCCGGAGCGTGTGCATGGAGCGTATGTGCCCACGGCGTCCGCCGAGCCGAAGCCGGAATTAGTTCCGGTACCTGCGTCGGTCTTCGATGACGACTTCTTCCGCAAGTCGAATGACGAGCTCAGGCCTTCGCCGGAGCCACGGTCGTGGGAAACGCCGCGCGAGACCCCTCGCGACACGCGAGAGTCGTTCGAAAGCAGGGAAGCCGACAATTCGCAGGCGATGGAGACCGTTGCGGCGCAGCAGAAGACCGAGACGCACTGGCCGGAAGCGCGGATTCCCAGCTTTGCCGGGTATGCTGGAGGAAGCTCCTCGTCATCTGATGAAGATGAGCTTGATATCCCAGCATTCCTGCGGCGGAGCCGGTAG
- the ftsA gene encoding cell division protein FtsA, which produces MNPKNESIITVLDAGSSKSCVMVAELADGVLRYRGHGIEPSRGMRKGVISDLGPAAAAINDAALTAERATKAPIETAVVGVGGPHIRGMNSQGGITMGSRMKEITREDVRSAIDRARSIGLAPDREVLHLLPQQFILDDQAGIHDPVGMVGNRLEVCLHMSTCSGSAAQSVITCANRAGLEVVDTVFEGLASAEAVLSADERELGVCLADIGASSTELVVFFEGSVAHTAVLPIGGDHFTNDLAVGLHVSVEEAEHLKRTLGNCVVTAVPQLNEIEIGGDLATGGAAARVVRQRFLAEILEPRGRELLMMMRDNLRAGGVLEAMGAGCVFTGGGAHMVGLLDHAESLLRVPARIGYPVPLSRMPAELARPEFSTAIGMLLYTHRTQVRKASEEQGLRQKLKSIFAGSF; this is translated from the coding sequence ATGAATCCGAAGAACGAAAGCATCATCACGGTACTGGACGCCGGCAGCTCAAAGAGCTGCGTGATGGTTGCTGAGTTGGCGGATGGTGTGCTCCGTTATCGTGGGCATGGGATTGAGCCCTCGCGTGGGATGCGGAAGGGCGTGATCTCGGACCTGGGACCGGCGGCGGCGGCGATCAATGACGCCGCGCTGACAGCGGAGCGAGCGACGAAAGCGCCGATTGAGACGGCTGTGGTGGGCGTGGGCGGCCCGCATATCCGCGGGATGAATTCGCAGGGCGGCATCACGATGGGCTCGCGGATGAAGGAGATTACGCGAGAGGATGTGCGCTCCGCGATCGACCGCGCAAGGTCGATTGGCCTCGCTCCCGATCGCGAGGTGCTGCACCTGCTGCCGCAGCAGTTCATCCTCGACGATCAGGCGGGGATCCACGACCCGGTAGGGATGGTCGGCAACCGGCTGGAGGTCTGCCTGCACATGTCGACGTGCTCGGGTAGCGCCGCGCAAAGCGTGATTACGTGCGCGAACCGGGCAGGGCTCGAGGTCGTGGACACGGTGTTTGAGGGGTTGGCCTCGGCCGAGGCCGTACTGAGCGCGGATGAGCGCGAGCTTGGTGTGTGCCTGGCGGACATTGGCGCGAGCTCGACGGAGCTGGTGGTGTTCTTTGAGGGCTCGGTGGCGCACACGGCGGTGCTGCCGATCGGCGGCGATCACTTCACGAACGATCTGGCCGTGGGTCTCCACGTGAGCGTAGAAGAGGCCGAGCACCTGAAGCGGACCCTCGGTAACTGCGTGGTGACGGCTGTGCCGCAGTTGAACGAGATTGAAATTGGCGGTGACCTGGCGACCGGCGGTGCGGCGGCGCGTGTGGTTCGGCAGCGGTTTCTCGCGGAGATTCTGGAGCCGCGGGGGCGCGAGCTGCTGATGATGATGCGCGACAACCTGCGCGCAGGCGGCGTGTTGGAGGCGATGGGCGCGGGCTGCGTCTTCACCGGAGGCGGAGCGCACATGGTCGGGTTGCTCGATCACGCAGAGAGCCTACTGCGCGTCCCGGCGCGGATTGGCTACCCGGTGCCGCTAAGCAGGATGCCGGCGGAGCTGGCGCGGCCGGAGTTTTCGACGGCGATCGGGATGCTGCTCTACACGCATCGCACGCAGGTGAGGAAGGCGAGCGAGGAGCAGGGGCTGCGGCAGAAGCTGAAATCGATCTTTGCCGGGAGTTTCTAA
- a CDS encoding FtsQ-type POTRA domain-containing protein, translating into MGSKRGAGVLDAPEEESTYEVETPRRRAARVARKSSYAPQEGPAPDDYADEYDEPAFKRQGGLKLKVRRGLPKSWIGRGLFAVGLLMVLGVFFATFAAARSALLHDSHFVMTTSEDVQIVGNHNVTREMVLSVFGADLERNIFRVPLDERRADLERLPWVAHATVMRLLPNRIRIAVTERTPVAFVRHGSQIGLVDAGGVLLDMPQDAAGDPHYSFPVLTGLSVNDPLSTRAARMAIFQRFMQELDSAGQKNSSTISEVDVSNPEDVKAVVSGGGSDILVHFGDEQFLHRYQEFEQHLPEWKQQYPKLAAADMRYERQVVLEMQPGTGVPLVGDSGASDAAAESASAAPAAPVVSAPKTHVNSPKAAVKPVSKQVSHTSTAAAKAKATTSAGKTKTGNGKIFADLAAARRAKVARGKPAAAGAQ; encoded by the coding sequence ATGGGTTCAAAGCGCGGAGCTGGGGTGCTGGATGCGCCCGAGGAAGAATCCACCTACGAGGTGGAAACGCCGCGTCGTCGGGCTGCGCGGGTTGCGCGAAAGTCAAGTTACGCGCCACAAGAGGGTCCGGCTCCGGACGATTACGCAGACGAGTATGACGAGCCGGCGTTCAAACGGCAGGGCGGCCTTAAGCTAAAGGTCCGGAGGGGGTTGCCCAAGAGCTGGATCGGCCGCGGGCTGTTTGCGGTCGGGTTACTGATGGTCCTCGGCGTGTTTTTCGCGACGTTCGCGGCGGCTCGGAGTGCCCTGTTGCACGACAGCCATTTCGTGATGACGACCTCAGAGGATGTTCAGATTGTCGGCAATCACAATGTGACCCGGGAGATGGTCCTGAGCGTCTTCGGCGCGGACCTCGAACGGAACATCTTCCGCGTGCCGCTGGATGAGCGACGGGCCGACCTGGAGCGGCTGCCGTGGGTAGCGCACGCCACAGTGATGCGCCTGCTGCCGAACCGCATTCGGATTGCCGTGACCGAAAGGACGCCAGTGGCGTTCGTGCGGCACGGGAGCCAGATTGGGCTTGTGGACGCAGGTGGCGTGCTGCTGGATATGCCTCAGGATGCGGCGGGTGATCCGCACTATTCGTTCCCGGTGCTCACCGGACTCTCGGTGAACGATCCGCTGTCGACGCGGGCGGCGCGCATGGCGATCTTTCAGCGCTTCATGCAGGAGCTGGACAGCGCCGGGCAGAAGAACTCGAGCACCATCAGCGAGGTGGATGTCTCGAACCCTGAGGACGTGAAGGCCGTCGTTTCCGGCGGCGGAAGCGACATCCTGGTGCACTTCGGGGATGAGCAGTTTCTCCATCGTTATCAGGAGTTTGAGCAGCATCTGCCGGAATGGAAGCAGCAGTATCCGAAGCTGGCCGCGGCGGACATGCGTTATGAGCGCCAGGTGGTGCTGGAGATGCAGCCGGGAACGGGGGTTCCGCTGGTTGGAGACTCCGGGGCGTCGGATGCGGCGGCCGAAAGTGCGAGTGCCGCGCCGGCGGCGCCGGTCGTTTCAGCTCCCAAAACCCACGTCAATTCCCCGAAAGCAGCAGTGAAACCAGTATCGAAACAGGTTTCTCATACCTCTACCGCAGCGGCGAAGGCGAAGGCTACAACTTCCGCTGGAAAAACGAAGACGGGCAATGGCAAGATATTTGCTGATCTAGCTGCGGCGCGGCGGGCCAAAGTGGCTCGTGGGAAACCGGCTGCAGCGGGGGCCCAATGA